The Pirellulales bacterium region AAATGGATCAGGCCATTGTCGACCATTTGCGCCGCAGCCACGCCTTGCGCATCGGTTTATCGACCGCCGAGCAATTGCGGATGGAATTGGGCAGTGCCTGGCCCATCGACGACCAGCGATCAACCGAAGTCTGTGGCCTGGATCTGGCCAACGGACTGCCGCGACGCATGGAAATCAACGCCGCCGAAGTCCGCGCGGCATTGGCCGCCCCGCTGGAAAAAATTCTGGAAACCATTCGCACCACGCTCGACCGGTGCAGCCCCGATTTGGTTTCGGATTTGGTCGATCGCGGCGTGCAACTATGCGGCGGCGGCGCACTGTTGGCCGGTGTCGATCGCTGGATCACCCAGCGCACCGGGCTGCCCGCCCACGTGGCCGCCGAACCGCTCACAGCGGTCGTGCAAGGAACGCTGACTTGCCTGGAACATCTCGATACGTGGCGCAGTTTTGTGGAATCGAGCGATGCAAGTTTCTGATCCGCTGGACCAACGTTGGCTCTTGATTTCCCCCGCCATGCTCCTGGCGGCCACCTGGGCCGCTGCGCTCGCCTTGGCATTTACGCCGCAGCGAATCACCGGCTCGTTGCGCGACGCTTGGCGCGAAGCCCTGCGGCCAAGCCTGGTGGCGCTGAGCAACACTGGCGATTGGATTGGTAACCGCTGGGCGGAATTCCGCTGCGGCGATTCGCGGCTCCCGGAAGCGGAACAGAAAATCGCCGCGTTGAACGAACAGCTGCGCACCCTCCGTACACAACTATTATTGGCCCATAGCGATCGTCCGCCCGGCCCGCCGAGTCAGCCGCACGATCTGGGCCAACCGCCCCCCTTATTGATTGCGCAATCCATTTCTGCGCGCGTGCTGGGCCGCCAGGCGCAAATGTTTTTGCCCCCGCGCGATTTGTTGGATGTTGGTCGCACCAAGGGCGCTACACCCCAAGCCTTGGTCCTGGACGATGGAGCTATCTCATCGGCTTCTTCCATTTCATCCGCCATCACTTCCGCTGCGCCGCTCTTGGACCAAGGGCACGATGCGGCCGTACAGCGCGGCCGGCTGGTCCTGGCC contains the following coding sequences:
- a CDS encoding rod shape-determining protein, translating into MDQAIVDHLRRSHALRIGLSTAEQLRMELGSAWPIDDQRSTEVCGLDLANGLPRRMEINAAEVRAALAAPLEKILETIRTTLDRCSPDLVSDLVDRGVQLCGGGALLAGVDRWITQRTGLPAHVAAEPLTAVVQGTLTCLEHLDTWRSFVESSDASF
- a CDS encoding rod shape-determining protein MreC; its protein translation is MQVSDPLDQRWLLISPAMLLAATWAAALALAFTPQRITGSLRDAWREALRPSLVALSNTGDWIGNRWAEFRCGDSRLPEAEQKIAALNEQLRTLRTQLLLAHSDRPPGPPSQPHDLGQPPPLLIAQSISARVLGRQAQMFLPPRDLLDVGRTKGATPQALVLDDGAISSASSISSAITSAAPLLDQGHDAAVQRGRLVLAGARVWGKVAEAGPHTSTVQRVTDPGYRDLVQLARQQDGRLHFAARGMLVGRGEALCKIEMVEAADLVTVGDLVFTVDDGVLDAPLLYGRVARVERKPGSTQWEIWMEPAVEAHSPPTQVTVLRMELNPARLAAADNGE